A stretch of the Mustela nigripes isolate SB6536 chromosome X, MUSNIG.SB6536, whole genome shotgun sequence genome encodes the following:
- the ARSH gene encoding arylsulfatase H, which translates to MKQPFSNWTSRLSVCLCCWLGGLSVAFTTRNSRPNIVLLMADDLGVGDICCYGNNTVSTPNIDRLASEGVRLTQHLAAASVCTPSRAAFLTGRYPVRTGMASSFNLNRGLTWLGGSGGLPTNETTFAKLLQHRGYRTGLIGKWHLGLSCASRDDHCYHPLNHGFDYFYGLPFGLLNDCQTSKTAELHRWLRIKLWISTAVLGLVPLLLLIPKFAHWFSVPWKVIIAFALLAFVFFIVWYSSYGFTRRWNCILMRNHEIIQQPMREDRVGSLMLKEALAFIDRYKRSPFLLFVSFLHVHTPLITKEKFVGHSKYGLYGDNVEEMDWMVGRILETLDRELLTNHTLVYFTSDNGGRLEVQEGEAQLGGYNGVYKGGQGMGGWEGGIRVPGIFRWPTVLEAGKVIDEPTSLMDIYPTLSYIGGGILPQDRIIDGRNLMPLLEGRVSHSEHEFLFHYCGVYLHTARWHQKDCATVWKVHYVTPNFSPDGAGACYGSGICSCSGDVTYHDPPLLFDISRDPSEARPLNPDNEVLFDSVVKKVEAAIKEHRRTLTPVPQQFSVFNTLWKPWLQPCCGTFPFCGCDKEYDILSTAW; encoded by the exons ATGAAGCAGCCATTCTCTAACTG GACCAGCCGGCTGTCGGTGTGCCTGTGCTGCTGGCTGGGGGGCCTGAGTGTGGCCTTTACCACGAGGAACTCCAGGCCCAACATCGTGCTGCTAATGGCTGACGACCTTGGGGTGGGGGACATTTGCTGCTACGGTAATAACACGGTGAG CACACCCAATATTGACCGCCTGGCAAGCGAGGGCGTGAGGCTCACCCAGCACCTGGCAGCTGCCTCCGTATGCACCCCGAGTCGGGCTGCCTTCCTGACCGGCCGGTACCCCGTCCGAACAG GAATGGCATCTTCCTTCAACCTGAACCGAGGGCTCACCTGGCTTGGAGGCTCGGGTGGTCTGCCCACCAATGAGACGACCTTTGCCAAGTTGCTGCAGCATCGCGGCTACCGCACGGGACTCATAG GCAAGTGGCACCTGGGTTTGAGCTGCGCCTCTCGGGACGATCACTGCTACCACCCTCTCAACCATGGGTTCGACTACTTCTACGGGTTGCCCTTTGGCCTCCTCAATGACTGTCAGACGTCCAAGACCGCAGAGCTTCACCGCTGGCTACGGATCAAACTCTGGATCTCCACAGCGGTGCTCGGTCTggtgcccctcctgctgctcatcCCCAAGTTTGCCCACTGGTTCTCCGTTCCATGGAAGGTCATCATCGCCTTTGCTCTTCTTGCCTTTGTGTTTTTCATTGTCTGGTACTCCAGTTATGGGTTTACTCGACGTTGGAACTGCATTCTTATGAGAAACCATGAAATCATCCAGCAGCCAATGAGGGAAGACAGAGTGGGTTCCCTCATGCTCAAGGAGGCTCTTGCCTTTATTGACAG GTACAAACGCAGTCCATTCCTCCTGTTTGTGTCCTTCCTCCATGTCCACACTCCACTGATCACCAAGGAGAAGTTTGTGGGGCACAGTAAATACGGACTCTATGGAGATAATGTCGAAGAAATGGATTGGATGGTGG gtAGGATCCTGGAGACCCTGGACCGGGAGCTCCTGACCAACCACACGCTGGTGTACTTCACCTCTGATAACGGGGGTCGTCTGGAGGTACAGGAAGGCGAGGCCCAACTGGGGGGCTACAACGGCGTCTACAAAG GTGGCCAGGGGATGGGCGGCTGGGAAGGGGGCATTCGTGTCCCAGGAATATTCCGGTGGCcgacagtcctggaggctgggaaagtGATTGATGAGCCAACGAGCCTAATGGACATTTACCCGACCCTGTCTTATATAGGTGGAGGGATCTTGCCCCAGGACAG AATCATTGACGGCCGCAACCTAATGCCCCTTCTGGAAGGCAGGGTGTCTCACTCGGAGCACGAGTTCCTCTTCCACTACTGTGGGGTCTACCTGCACACAGCCAGGTGGCATCAGAAGGACT GTGCAACGGTGTGGAAGGTCCATTATGTGACTCCCAACTTCTCCCCAGATGGGGCTGGTGCCTGTTATGGAAGTGGCATCTGTTCATGCTCTGGAGATGTCACCTACCATGACCCTCCACTGCTCTTTGACATCTCCAGAGACCCTTCTGAGGCCCGGCCTCTTAACCCTGATAATGAAGTGTTATTTGACTCGGTGGTCAAGAAAGTTGAGGCAGCCATCAAAGAGCATCGCAGGACACTCACACCTGTCCCACAGCAGTTCTCAGTGTTCAACACCCTTTGGAAACCATGGTTGCAGCCCTGTTGTGGGACTTTCCCCTTTTGTGGATGTGACAAAGAATATGACATCCTCTCCACTGCTTGGTGA